The Elephas maximus indicus isolate mEleMax1 chromosome 19, mEleMax1 primary haplotype, whole genome shotgun sequence genome contains a region encoding:
- the MIS12 gene encoding protein MIS12 homolog isoform X2 has product MSVDPMTYEAQFFGFTPQTCMLRIYIAFQDYLFEVMQAVEQVILKKLDGISDSDITPVQIRKCTEKFLSFMKGRFDNLFGRMEQLFLQLILRIPPNILLPEDKSQEMHSYSEEEFQLLQKEIEELQKKYRTELCAKQALLAELEEQKIVQAKLKQTLTLFDELTNVGRDHGISDFRESLVSLVQNSRKLQNIRVVIEKEGERLKTS; this is encoded by the coding sequence ATGTCTGTCGATCCAATGACATATGAGGCCCAATTCTTTGGCTTCACACCACAAACTTGCATGCTTAGGATCTACATTGCATTTCAAGACTACCTATTTGAAGTGATGCAGGCTGTTGAACAGGTTATTCTGAAGAAGCTGGATGGCATCTCAGACTCTGACATTACCCCAGTCCAGATTCGTAAATGCACAGAGAAATTTCTCAGCTTCATGAAGGGACGTTTTGATAACCTCTTTGGCAGAATGGAGCAGCTGTTTTTGCAACTGATCTTGCGTATTCCTCCAAACATTTTGCTTCCTGAAGATAAATCCCAGGAGATGCATTCTTACAGTGAGGAAGAATTCCAGCTTCTTCAAAAAGAAATCGAAGAGTTACAGAAAAAATACAGGACTGAATTATGTGCTAAGCAGGCCCTTCTTGCAGAATTAGAAGAGCAAAAAATTGTTCAGGCCAAACTCAAACAGACATTGACTTTGTTTGATGAGCTTACAAATGTTGGCAGAGATCATGGGATTAGTGATTTTAGGGAGAGTTTGGTATCCCTGGTCCAGAACTCCAGGAAACTGCAAAACATTAGAGTTGttatagaaaaggaaggtgagagactgaaaacatcctAA